AGAAATGTTGAAAACAACCAATTCACCGGTTGGGTACCTGATAAACTAAAGGGAATCAATAATCTCCAGTAAGTAATTTTATTGCAACTATTGCAGTGATTGCATTTGTGTTGGCATATGGGATGGATTCAATAATTTAGCCCTCCTTTTTACAGGACAAGTGGAAACTCATTTAACAATGGTCccgctccaccaccgccaccatcaTCACCGTCATCATATACACCTCCACCATCAGCACCCTCTCAGCAGGCTCCTGTTCCAAGTACTGATGGTAACAATAGCCCAGCTGAAGATGCTAGCAAAGGCAAACACTCTAAACTGGGAGGTGGTGCAGTAGCAGGAATTGTAATATGTTTGCTGGTTGTTGGTGCGTTAGTTGCATTCCTTGTGATCAAAAGGAAATCATGGAGATTGTCATGGGGACAAGACCCTGAACACAATGAACCTCTCAGCCCTCTTGCTTCTGGACTTAAACGTAACTCTCACGGTAGTTATGTTTTCACCTTAATATTGCTGCTGTTGTAGGAAAGAATTGGAAGCTCTTCTTTTCTACAGGCAATTGTGCAGCTTCTTTCTTCTGTATAATGCGCTTCTAAATAATGCGCTTCTTTCTCAAAACTGTACTTTTCAGAGATGAAATCTATTAAATCTGTTAAGATCATATCAACAATCGGCAAAGAAGAATTGCAGAAGACCATTTCAATGAGTTTGAAGCCTCCAACGAAAATTGACCTGCACAAGTCCTTTGATGAAAGTGGTACTACTAGCAAGTCTATAACAAGGAAAGTAAGTTTGTCTTCCATCACAATTCCTGCATACACAGTGGCGGATCTGCAGGTGGCAACAGGCAGCTTCAGTCCTGACAGTCTTATTGGAGAGGGGTCGTTTGGTCGTGTTTACCGGGCAAAATTCAGTGATCAGAAGGTGCTTACCTAATTATAAGATATCTTTTATCTCCCGCATGCAGCATCATATATATGAACCCGGCAGCATCCATCTTTGAAATGTGCTCTTGGCAATACGAATAATCagtattagttttttttttcattttttttatatagcCATAAAATCTGCAATGAAGTGGATATGCTAAAGTTTGAACATGTCATTATGTCAAGATATTTGGCTAATATCTTGATGATATCCTTCATTTGAGCATGTGCAGTAGGTTCAAAAAACTAATTTCCTCCTTTCACTGCTTTCTGATTATTATCCATATTCCATAGTATTTAGTTACCATCTTTTTATGGTTGCTTTTCTCTTGCAAATTTCAGGTCCTGGCCGTAAAGAAAatcaatttttctgcattttcaaGCCATCCTTCAGATTTGTTCATTGAGTTGGTGGCAAACATTTCAAGCCTAAATCATCCAAACCTTGCTGAGCTAGCTGGTTACTGCTCAGAGCATGGTCAGTGCTTGCTGGTATATGAATTCTACCGAAATGGTTCTCTGCATGACTTTCTTCATATGAAGGATGAGCACAGCAAACCATTGTCTTGGAACAACCGTGTGAAGATTGCCCTTGGATCTGCAAGGGCATTAGAGTAAGAGAagcattatttttttcaatgaaTATCAAGCAGGCTTGTCAACCTTTCTTTTTGAACCGACTAGTTATGGCAATCATATGAATTTTCAGGTacctacatgaaacttgttcaCCATCCATGGTCCACAAGAACTTCAAGTCATCCAACATTTTATTGGATAGTGAGCTGAACCCTCACCTTTCTGATTCTGGGTTTACAGACCTTATTCCCAACCAGGAATTCCAGGTATGGCATAAAGCTTCCGATTGTCTGTCCAACCATTTTCAAGGTTCTTTTTAACACGTCTGTGATCAAACATGACTTGAAGCTTGTGCCTTTTTTGCAGCTGAAATGCTTTGCGCTATTATTTTCTTTGTGAAAGCACCTAATATTTTTTAGCGATATGTATGAATTGCATAGTATTGAATTGCATAAT
This portion of the Panicum virgatum strain AP13 chromosome 2N, P.virgatum_v5, whole genome shotgun sequence genome encodes:
- the LOC120661847 gene encoding protein STRUBBELIG-RECEPTOR FAMILY 7-like isoform X1, encoding MAGAAIGVVVLFLAAAPFGANANTDSNDVNALNVFYTTMNSPPQLTNWVSQNGDPCGQSWLGVTCSGPRVTTIKLSGMQLNGTLGYNMNQLTALVQLDMSNNNLGGSDIPYNLPPNLESLNLASNNFTGTVPYSISQMVALKNLNLGHNQLSNINDMFNQLTNLTTLDLSHNNFSGNIPQSFDSLTSLKALYLQNNKFSGTIDVLANLPLTDLNVENNQFTGWVPDKLKGINNLQTSGNSFNNGPAPPPPPSSPSSYTPPPSAPSQQAPVPSTDGNNSPAEDASKGKHSKLGGGAVAGIVICLLVVGALVAFLVIKRKSWRLSWGQDPEHNEPLSPLASGLKRNSHEMKSIKSVKIISTIGKEELQKTISMSLKPPTKIDLHKSFDESGTTSKSITRKVSLSSITIPAYTVADLQVATGSFSPDSLIGEGSFGRVYRAKFSDQKVLAVKKINFSAFSSHPSDLFIELVANISSLNHPNLAELAGYCSEHGQCLLVYEFYRNGSLHDFLHMKDEHSKPLSWNNRVKIALGSARALEYLHETCSPSMVHKNFKSSNILLDSELNPHLSDSGFTDLIPNQEFQESDENSGYRAPEVSMSGQYSLKSDVYSFGVVMLELMTGRKPFDRSRPRPEQSLVRWATPQLHDIDALDQMVDPALQGLYPSKSLSRFADAIALCVQPEPEFRPPMSEVVQSLVRLVQRAGMARTHESHPRRHGESGGDYEF
- the LOC120661847 gene encoding protein STRUBBELIG-RECEPTOR FAMILY 7-like isoform X2; translated protein: MAGAAIGVVVLFLAAAPFGANANTDSNDVNALNVFYTTMNSPPQLTNWVSQNGDPCGQSWLGVTCSGPRVTTIKLSGMQLNGTLGYNMNQLTALVQLDMSNNNLGGSDIPYNLPPNLESLNLASNNFTGTVPYSISQMVALKNLNLGHNQLSNINDMFNQLTNLTTLDLSHNNFSGNIPQSFDSLTSLKALYLQNNKFSGTIDVLANLPLTDLNVENNQFTGWVPDKLKGINNLQTSGNSFNNGPAPPPPPSSPSSYTPPPSAPSQQAPVPSTDGNNSPAEDASKGKHSKLGGGAVAGIVICLLVVGALVAFLVIKRKSWRLSWGQDPEHNEPLSPLASGLKQMKSIKSVKIISTIGKEELQKTISMSLKPPTKIDLHKSFDESGTTSKSITRKVSLSSITIPAYTVADLQVATGSFSPDSLIGEGSFGRVYRAKFSDQKVLAVKKINFSAFSSHPSDLFIELVANISSLNHPNLAELAGYCSEHGQCLLVYEFYRNGSLHDFLHMKDEHSKPLSWNNRVKIALGSARALEYLHETCSPSMVHKNFKSSNILLDSELNPHLSDSGFTDLIPNQEFQESDENSGYRAPEVSMSGQYSLKSDVYSFGVVMLELMTGRKPFDRSRPRPEQSLVRWATPQLHDIDALDQMVDPALQGLYPSKSLSRFADAIALCVQPEPEFRPPMSEVVQSLVRLVQRAGMARTHESHPRRHGESGGDYEF